TGCGACCAGCTCTCCTCTATCAGTAGTCCTGTTCCTAAAAGAATGAAGATCTTTGTTGTGCTACTGGGTCTAGGACGTGACTATGAGTCCATAAAAACGAGCATAGAAGATAGAAGAAACGATGGATGCTGAGTTTTCACCAACTTTTGACGACATAGTTCCAAGACTGGTCGCGTTTGATGACAGGCTCCAGAGTTAATGGCTTGAAGCTGGCAAATAGATTCTCAGCCCTTGATCTATGTAACGTTCATGATTAAGCCATCTGTCTAGGGCAACTCTATTTACACTTTGCATATAAATATCAACTTCTTGTAATAGCTTAAGGCAAGAAATGAATCTATGAAGTTTCAGTAAAGAGAAAACTCTTGTTCATTACACTCAAATTGTTTTAGAGACGTCTTAAATCGAGAAAGCTTCCAGTTTGGAACCATAGATTGACAATTTTTACACTTGTTTTTTAACGATTCAGATTGTCGTGGAAAGTAAAATCATTTGCCAGATCCAGATCCAAACAAGTAACCTAGAGAAGATCCTCCACCAGGTGCAGCATGAACCTTCGTCGATGGTCGATCCTgtttctcacaaaaaaaaataaagaccaCATTTTTTATCCTAATTATTAATAAACTCAAAAGTATTATTATTACCGTGAGAAAGTTACCACAGTTTTGTCCCTCTGTTCTCAAGTAATTATTAGGGCTTCCTCTTACACCTGCCgacatctccttcttcttctcctcctccgtcATGTTTTTATCTCCGGTGATAGTgtttgtggtggtggtggtcgtgAGTCTGCCTCCAGCTCCGTTGGTGGTAGTTGGTGTTGTTGTGGTGGTGGTAAAGCTGGTGTTAACGGCGGGCTTGGTCGGTTTGGAAACTGACTTGCCGGATCCAAAAAGGTAACCGAGAGAGCTCTCTCCTCCACCGCTGTTAATTCCTCTAGCTTTCCCCATTTCCCGGCAAGTTAATTCTGCCGCCGATACTTGAATATCTAACAATGTGTagcattagatttttttttttaaaaaagat
This genomic stretch from Brassica napus cultivar Da-Ae chromosome C9, Da-Ae, whole genome shotgun sequence harbors:
- the LOC106424696 gene encoding protein SPIRAL1-like 4 isoform X3 is translated as MGKARGINSGGGESSLGYLFGSGKSVSKPTKPAVNTSFTTTTTTPTTTNGAGGRLTTTTTTNTITGDKNMTEEEKKKEMSAGVRGSPNNYLRTEGQNCGNFLTDRPSTKVHAAPGGGSSLGYLFGSGSGK
- the LOC106424696 gene encoding protein SPIRAL1-like 4 isoform X2; this encodes MGKARGINSGGGESSLGYLFGSGKSVSKPTKPAVNTSFTTTTTTPTTTNGAGGRLTTTTTTNTITGDKNMTEEEKKKEMSAGVRGSPNNYLRTEGQNCGSTIDEGSCCTWWRIFSRLLVWIWIWQMILLSTTI
- the LOC106424696 gene encoding protein SPIRAL1-like 4 isoform X1, whose amino-acid sequence is MGKARGINSGGGESSLGYLFGSGKSVSKPTKPAVNTSFTTTTTTPTTTNGAGGRLTTTTTTNTITGDKNMTEEEKKKEMSAGVRGSPNNYLRTEGQNCGNFLTVIIILLSLLIIRIKNVVFIFFCEKQDRPSTKVHAAPGGGSSLGYLFGSGSGK